A genomic stretch from Bacillus sp. N1-1 includes:
- a CDS encoding cytidine deaminase has translation MEKQMLIEEAKKAREMAYVPYSKFKVGAALLSEDGTVFGGCNIENAAYSMCNCAERTALFKAYSEGHKSYKAIAVVADTKRPVPPCGACRQVISELCDPEMQVILTNLDGKIQELTVSELLPGAFSPEDLNE, from the coding sequence AGCAAGAGAGATGGCCTATGTGCCCTACTCAAAGTTTAAAGTAGGTGCAGCATTGCTGTCTGAGGATGGTACGGTATTTGGCGGATGTAATATTGAAAATGCTGCTTATAGTATGTGTAATTGTGCAGAGCGTACGGCTTTATTTAAAGCCTACTCAGAAGGCCATAAATCATATAAAGCCATTGCAGTGGTAGCTGATACAAAACGTCCTGTCCCACCGTGTGGTGCATGTAGACAAGTGATCTCAGAACTGTGTGACCCAGAAATGCAAGTGATTTTAACTAACTTAGATGGAAAAATACAAGAATTAACCGTCAGCGAATTACTTCCTGGCGCATTTTCACCGGAGGATTTGAATGAGTAA